In bacterium, the sequence AAAAGAGCAGGATTTTTTTGAAAAAATGCAACCCACGTTTATGCCTGTAACAGATTCTAAGGATGAGATTTTAGAAATCTTACTCCCGAACCAGAAAACGGCCGTGGCCATGAAAGTGTATGATGACGCGACGTTTGAGGAAATCGCCTTAAAGCTTGAAACCTCCACTGAAAATGCGCGTCAGCTGGTCAGCCGGGGGTTAAGAAGGCTTAGGGAATTGATGATGCTTAAGAAAGAAGATTATGGCGATTAAAGACAGTGAAAATCTGCAGACGGAATTTAAGGAGTTTATGGAAGGAAGTTCCGAGGGCGTTGGTGCGCCGGAGGCGCTTTTCATCAAGCTCAAGAAGCGTCTTTTTCCAAACCCATGGGTTGTCTTCGGCAAGGTTTCTTTAATTCATGCAGTTTTTGGCCTCTTGTCGCTGGCGATCTGCAACCAGTTTGGCCTTAATCCTTTTCATACCAATTTTTCTCTTTCCGACTGGTTTATGAAAATCGGCGGACACGGCTTATGTATGAGCCTGTGCGGTATTTCATTTATGAGTTCTACGTATCTTGTTTCTAATTTGTTTTTAACGCTGGAGGAATTCGAATCCGTGAAACACCATAAATGGGTTCATACCGGAGTTTTTAGTCTGGTGTCGCTGGCCGCTTTTTATTTTTTCGGCGCGACTCTGGTGGCCACCGTTACCCTTTTATGGTTGGCCGGAGCTTTCATTGGTGGGATTCTCTCGGTAGAGGTCAGTTATCGCTTGAGACAAGCCTGGGTTTAAAAAAACATTGTAATGAATACAGTGATGGAGTACTAAAAAATTAAGATGTTTAATTTGGCTTCAAAAAAGTTCCGCCTTTTTTTCACATTACTCCTGAGCACTTCTGTTTCAGCCAGCCTTGCTTTATGTCATTGCCCGACAACTTCTGTAAGTAACCATCATCAAAGCACCTCTTGCCATGAAAATCAGTCTGGTCATCATCATGAGGAGAATGAACATCAATCGCAGGGACATGCCTGCCTTTGTGACGATGGCCCAATTAGCGGTTATTTGACCGAGGCTGAAAAGGCCCCCGTTAAGGCCGATTTTTTATTCGCGGTTCTCGTTTCTTCTTCAGAAACCGCTCTCATCAGTCAGCCAAACTTTAAACAAGTTCGGCTCACCCATTCGCCACCGGGTGAAATCCGGCCCCTCTATATTACCCAATCATCTCTTCTTATTTAAAAATCCTTTCAGTCACATTTTTGTGTTTATGCGGACGTGTTTTTACGCGTCTTTGCGGTAAGGGAAACTGAACACCGTAAAAGGTGTCTGGAAGGTGAAAAAAATGAAAAAGAAATGGCTCATGGTTTTGTCGGCGATCGCTGTCGTCTTTTTGCTTCGGTTTTTTACGTATACCTATCCTGAACGTGATCTTGCGGCCCCACCTGTTCGCTGTTTTTCAAAAGATACTCCACGGGTGGACAAGGACGGGTTTCAAATCGTCAATCCCGGCCCCGGTTGTGAAACTCTTGAGAAAATCAACCAAAGCTACCTGAGTACTTTAAAGCCGGTTTTCATGCAGAAATGCCTGATGTGCCACGCCGACAGTAGCGGGCAAACGCATCCTTTATATGTTGTTGTGCCACCCGCCTCGTGGGCGGTTGCCGGCGACATCCGCGAAGCGAAAAAGCACATGGACATGACTTTTGATTTTCCGTTCCAAGGTCATGGCTCTCCCGTGGATGATTTGAAAGCTCTTCAGAAGGTAACTGAAAATAGCAGCATGCCGCCTTTTAAATACAAAATAATGCATTGGCAATCGGGCTTAACCGCCCAGGAAAAAAAGACTGTTTTGGAATGGGTCCAGAACAGTCTCAATCAAATCCAAAATGGAGAAAGAAAATAATATGAAAACATTAAACAAAATATTGGTCATAGCAGGACTTCTTTTAATCACATTAAACGTGAATGCTCATGAAGGTGAGAAACATGACGAAGGAATGAATCACGAAAAACCCGGCGTGGAAAAAACCATTACCGGGCAGATGATTGATATGGCCTGTTACTTCAAGCATGACTCGAAAGGCCCCGATCACAAGCAATGTGCGAGGGAATGCGCACAGAAAGGATTGCCGATGGCCATTCTTTCGGATGATGGCAAAATTTATCAGATCATGGGTTCCGGTCATGATGAGTTAAAAACCGTGAATACGGCTTTTCTCGATTATGTCGAAGAAAAAGTCACCGTCATTGGTCAGGTTTATGAAAAAAATGGAACCAACATCATTGTGATCAGTAAGATCAAGAAAGCATCCTAAATTAGAAAAGCCGTTACACTGGTGATGGCAAGGAGAAAACGTGAAAAAAATACTCTTATTAATCCTGTCTGTTTTTATCATGATTTTATCCCCCTTCGTGTCCGCAGAGGACATGAAGGGGATGGATATGTCGCAAAAACAAGGTCCAACTTATACTTGTGTGATGCATCCCCAAATCCATTCGGATAAGCCGGGCAATTGTCCGATATGCGGAATGACATTGGTTAAAGAAAAGCCCAAAGACGAAATGAAAATGCCCATGAAAAAGGATGTCCAAAGTAAACATAATATGGGTGACATGAAGATGGGCGAAAATAATTCAATGCATGATATGAGCACCATGAAAACTCCCAAGGCAAAACTTGGTCCCATCAAAACTATTGTGAATAATACGCCGCCGCGTGTTGTTCGCTATGATTTGCATATTGCCGAAACGAAAGTGAATTTTTCTGGTAAAACCAAACGAGCCATTGCTGTCAATGGAAGCATTCCCATGCCCACCCTGACTTTTACTGAAGGCGACACCGCAGAAATATATGTACACAATGACATGGATGAGGAAACATCCCTTCATTGGCATGGCCTTATACTGCCGAATCAATACGATGGTGTCCCCAATCTGACGCAAATGCCCATTAAACCGCACACCACACATTTATATAAATTTCCTATTATTCAGCATGGCACGCATTGGTATCACAGCCATACCAAGCTTCAGGAACAAATCGGTATGTACGGTGCTTTCATCATGAACAAACGAAAAGAATGGGATATTCCGACATTGCCGATTGTGCTGAGTGAGTGGACGGACATGAACCCCAAAGAAGTGGACCGCAGCCTTCACTCGGCGACAGACTGGTTTGCCATCAAAAAAGGAACCACTCAAAGCTACGGAGAGGCCATTAAAAAAGGTCATTTCGGAACGAAGCTTACCAATGAGTGGAAACGCATGAATGCGATGGATGTGAGTGATGTTTATTACGATAAATTCTTGATCAACGGAAAAAACCAAAACGAACAACCTCAATTTAAGGCGGGAGATAAAGTTAGGCTGAGAATTGCCAATGCGGGTGCCTCCGATTATTTCTGGCTTAACTATGCCGGTGGAAAAATGATTGTTGTGGCAAGCGATGGCAATGATGTTGAGCCCGTGGAAGTAGATCGGCTGTTGATCGCCGTGTCTGAAACATACGATGTTGTTGTCACGATTCCTCAAAATAAAAGTTACGAATTTTTAGTCACACCGGAAGACCGCACCAAAACAGCCTCTCTTTGGTTGGGTCACGGCGAAAAAGTTGCCGCTACGAAACTGCCTAAGCTCAAGTATTTTGCCGGCATGAAAATGATGAACGACATGATGGATATGAACGGCAATATGGTGGAGATGAAGGGCATGAAAATGCAGAATCAAGAAATGGATATGAATACAGTGATGTATCCAGAAGTCACGGGTGCGGAAAAACCACAGAAGAAAAACAAAAAAGTTAAAGTGCAGGGAGCTGATTCGAAAATGTCTGGGCATGATATGCACGGCATGAGCATGGGAGATGAAAGCCCGGAGATTGTTACTTTGAATTATGGAATGTTGAGCGCCACCAAGAAGACGACTTTACCTCCTGGTCCGGTCAAAGAATTAAAATTTGAGCTAACGGGCAATATGAATCGCTATGTCTGGACGATGGACAATAAAACAGTGTCGGAAGCCGATAAAATTCTAATCAAAAAAGGTGAGATCGTTAGAATTACACTTTTCAACAACAGTATGATGCGTCATCCGATGCATCTGCACGGGCATGATTTTAGGTTACTCAACGGGAAAGGTGCCTATTCACCGATGAAAAACATCATCGACATCATGCCGATGGAAACGGACGTGATTGAATTTGCGGCCGACCAAAGTGGCGATTGGTTTTTTCACTGCCATATTCTTTATCACATGATGAGTGGCATGGGACGAATTTTTCATTATGAAAATTCACCACCCAATCCGGAAATTCCTGATCCAAAAAAGGCGCAACGCCAATTATTCAAGGATGACAGGATGTTTCATTCGATGGCCAGAGTCGGCATAGAAAGCAACGGGAGTGATGGCGAAATCATGTTGGCCAATACAAGATGGAAGGCAAGTACCCTGTGGCATTTGGGCTATCAGGATATGCACGGTTACGAAAGTGAAACGATGGTGGGCCGCTATTTTGGGCGTATGCAATGGTTGTATCCTTACGTAGGTTTTGATGTTCATTACAAAATGGATGGTGGTCCAAAAAATATCTTTGCCAATGAGGGAACAACGTGGTTCGGCCAGAAAAGTAATAAAAACAACCGTAAAGCGGCTGTTGCGGGTGTGCAATACACGTTACCTATGCTCGTCAATGCCGATATGCGTGTTGATTCGGATGGGAAATTACGTTTCCAATTAAGCAGAGAGGATATTCCGCTCACAAGCCGGCTCCGTATGAGTTTAATGCTTAACACCGACAAAGAATACATGGCGGGGTTGCGCTATATTGCGACAAAATATTTTTCCATTTCTACGCACTACGATAGTGATATGAGCTTGGGAGCTGGAGTTACATTTACTTATTAGCTAAAAATATTATGGAACAAAACTTGAAAAGCTCTTCAGACATGCAAGGCATCTTAAAGCCTTTGGATCCTGATATCATGCAAATCCTCGTCAAAAACCATAAACGGTTCCTTTCTTTTTTATCCGACCGTGTGGGAGGCGTGCCTATCGCCGAGGATTTGCTCCAGCAAAGCTTTAAGAAGATGGTAGACTCTCCCCCTGACATAAGAGAAGAATCCAATTTGATCAGATGGTTTTACCGTGTCATTAATAACACGCTGATTGACTACTACCGGGCGCAGGGCGCAGAAAAGCGCGGCTTAACAAATTTTAAAAACGAGTTGAAAGGAAACACAGCAAAAGAGGAAGATTCTCATCTGGAGGAAGAAGTGTGCGCGTGTTTTGTGGACCTGTTGGCAACCTTACGGCCCGAATACGCCCATTTAATACGACAAGCCGACTTATCGGGGCGCTCGGTATCAGAATTAGCCCAAGAGCTGAAGATCACCGAAAATAACCTCTACGTAAAACTGCACCGGGCCAGACAGGCTTTAAGGATGAGTCTGGAACGCGCCTGCGGCACCTGTGCCACGCATGGGTGTTTCAACTGCACCTGCCAAAAATGCTGATTTTTTTCTGTAAGATTTTGAGAATGGCACGTTCTAAGGGGTAAAGGAGCCATTAT encodes:
- a CDS encoding heme-binding domain-containing protein, with amino-acid sequence MKKKWLMVLSAIAVVFLLRFFTYTYPERDLAAPPVRCFSKDTPRVDKDGFQIVNPGPGCETLEKINQSYLSTLKPVFMQKCLMCHADSSGQTHPLYVVVPPASWAVAGDIREAKKHMDMTFDFPFQGHGSPVDDLKALQKVTENSSMPPFKYKIMHWQSGLTAQEKKTVLEWVQNSLNQIQNGERK
- a CDS encoding multicopper oxidase domain-containing protein, whose translation is MSQKQGPTYTCVMHPQIHSDKPGNCPICGMTLVKEKPKDEMKMPMKKDVQSKHNMGDMKMGENNSMHDMSTMKTPKAKLGPIKTIVNNTPPRVVRYDLHIAETKVNFSGKTKRAIAVNGSIPMPTLTFTEGDTAEIYVHNDMDEETSLHWHGLILPNQYDGVPNLTQMPIKPHTTHLYKFPIIQHGTHWYHSHTKLQEQIGMYGAFIMNKRKEWDIPTLPIVLSEWTDMNPKEVDRSLHSATDWFAIKKGTTQSYGEAIKKGHFGTKLTNEWKRMNAMDVSDVYYDKFLINGKNQNEQPQFKAGDKVRLRIANAGASDYFWLNYAGGKMIVVASDGNDVEPVEVDRLLIAVSETYDVVVTIPQNKSYEFLVTPEDRTKTASLWLGHGEKVAATKLPKLKYFAGMKMMNDMMDMNGNMVEMKGMKMQNQEMDMNTVMYPEVTGAEKPQKKNKKVKVQGADSKMSGHDMHGMSMGDESPEIVTLNYGMLSATKKTTLPPGPVKELKFELTGNMNRYVWTMDNKTVSEADKILIKKGEIVRITLFNNSMMRHPMHLHGHDFRLLNGKGAYSPMKNIIDIMPMETDVIEFAADQSGDWFFHCHILYHMMSGMGRIFHYENSPPNPEIPDPKKAQRQLFKDDRMFHSMARVGIESNGSDGEIMLANTRWKASTLWHLGYQDMHGYESETMVGRYFGRMQWLYPYVGFDVHYKMDGGPKNIFANEGTTWFGQKSNKNNRKAAVAGVQYTLPMLVNADMRVDSDGKLRFQLSREDIPLTSRLRMSLMLNTDKEYMAGLRYIATKYFSISTHYDSDMSLGAGVTFTY
- a CDS encoding sigma-70 family RNA polymerase sigma factor is translated as MEQNLKSSSDMQGILKPLDPDIMQILVKNHKRFLSFLSDRVGGVPIAEDLLQQSFKKMVDSPPDIREESNLIRWFYRVINNTLIDYYRAQGAEKRGLTNFKNELKGNTAKEEDSHLEEEVCACFVDLLATLRPEYAHLIRQADLSGRSVSELAQELKITENNLYVKLHRARQALRMSLERACGTCATHGCFNCTCQKC